The Leadbetterella byssophila DSM 17132 DNA window CTGGATAGAACCGGTAAACGTGTAAAAGAACTGGGAACAGCTAAAGGAGATGAATTAGATAAGTATGCTTTGAATCTACCCGAAATAGTACGCGTAAAAAGCAATGACGGTAAGTTTGATTTACCCATGAGCATAGTTTACCCGGAAAAAATGGAAGCCGGTAAGAAATATCCATTGATGATCAGCATCTACGGAGGGCCTGATGCAGGTACCGTTTATGATCAATGGGGCTGGTCACCAAGATCCCAATGGATGGCAAGAGAAGGTGTAATTCAGGTTGCACTAGATCACCGCGCAAGTGGTCACTTCGGCAAAGAAGGTGTAGCGTATATGCATAGGAACCTAAGCAAATACGAAATGGAAGACTACATCACCCAAGTGAAATACCTGATTAGTAAGGGTATTATAGATGAGAATAAAATCTTTATTACGGGATTTAGTTACGGAGGTTATATGACTGCCATTGCCCTTACAAAACATGCCGATGTGTTTACGCATGGTATTGCAGGCGGTAGCGTGACAGATTGGAGCTTATATGACTCCGCTTACACTGAAAGATTTATGGACACTCCTCAAGAAAACCCAGAAGGCTATAAAAACGGTAATGTAATGAACTTCGTAGATCGATATAAAGGTAAATTACTTATCGTTCACGGAACTATGGATGATAACGTGCATCTGCAGAATAGTATCCAACTCATAGACGCCTTACAGGAGAAAAACAAAGATTTCGAAATGATGTTCTATCCAGGAGGAAGACACGGATGGGGTGGAAACAAAGGAGTACATTACAGTAACCTGCAAACCAAATTCATCTACAAACATTTGTTGGAAAAACCAGTTCCAAAAGGCCTGTTAAGGTAACTCGACCGGGTGTTGGGGCTAATTGCAATTAGCCCCAACATTTTATACCTGCCTACGAAATTTTTCGTAATAAAATTTGCAATTTAATTTTTCCTTCATACCTTTACTACGAAAACATTCGTAGATACATGGAAAAGAAACCTACAGAGTCAGAATTAGAAATCCTTCAGATCCTATGGCGCAGGAAAGCCGCAACTGTTAAAGAGATACATGAGGAATTGAAGCGTGATGTAGGATACACCACCACCTTAAAGATGTTGCAACTAATGTTTGAAAAAGGATTAGTTACACGTAAAGAAGAGGGACGTTCTCACCAATACCTGCCTTTGGTAGAAGAGACTAGTACTCAGCACACACTTTTAGAAAAATTCATAGATACCACTTACAGAGGATCCGCCTCACGTCTCGTTATGCAGGCGCTGGGGAATCAGGAGGTCAGCAAAGAGGAACTTGATGAAATTAAGCGACTTATTCAATCGTTAGAAAACAAACAATTATGAAAAAGCTATTGATCGCATTACCGGAGAACGTAAGTTCTGCCCTCGGATTTACCTTGCTGCATTCTCTGTGGCAAGGTGCTCTACTTCTGATCCTCTTTGCAGGATTACACTTTGTATTCAAAACTTCCCGAACCAGATACTTCCTGGGCATGGGAGCACTTTTGACTCAAACCCTACTATCACTCTTCACCTTCTTCTGGATCTTTGAACCCTCCAGAGATAGTGAACTTTTAAGTTCTACTGCTTTACTTCCCGGAGAATTCATTAAAATGAATTCCTACACCGTCCTGCATGCTATCCAATCTTACATTGCGGAAAATCATCAAAAATTCACTTTTTTGTGGATCTTAGGGGTAAGTATCTTATTGACCAGAATGTTTATTGGTCTAGTTTACACTAAACATTTGAAATCTGCTGGCACTGTTTTGGCTCCCCTAGAAGCAGAAGAAATCCTGAAAGATCTGGCTAAGAGAATGAGGGTAAAAGATGCCATTGCCCTTTTTGAGTCTTCTAAAATCACTAGTCCTTTGACTATAGGTTGGTTAAAACCCGTCATCCTGTTTCCCGTAGGAATGATCAACGGATTAAGTCCTGCTCAAGTAGAAGCCATCTTAGCCCATGAATTAGCCCATATCCTTAGAAAAGACTACGTCCTTAACATTCTACAGACTTTCGTAGAGATTCTTTTCTTCTTCCACCCTGCCGTTTGGGCCATTTCCCACCGCGTTAGAATAGAAAGAGAGAATGCTTGTGATGACATGGCCTTGGAACACTGCGAAGGAAAATTAGTTCTTGCGCATGCTCTGGCGGAAGTAGCTACTTTCCAAAGCAAACCTACTTTCGCTATGGCCTTTGGTGCAAGGAAATACACCCTACTGGATAGGGTAAAACGAATAGTAGGTATCAATGAGAGACAAACGCCTACCCACTGGTTAAGTTTAGCAATGGTATTAAGTCTATGTTTTGTGGCTTGGTCTTATGCCAAAGAACCC harbors:
- a CDS encoding M56 family metallopeptidase, which encodes MKKLLIALPENVSSALGFTLLHSLWQGALLLILFAGLHFVFKTSRTRYFLGMGALLTQTLLSLFTFFWIFEPSRDSELLSSTALLPGEFIKMNSYTVLHAIQSYIAENHQKFTFLWILGVSILLTRMFIGLVYTKHLKSAGTVLAPLEAEEILKDLAKRMRVKDAIALFESSKITSPLTIGWLKPVILFPVGMINGLSPAQVEAILAHELAHILRKDYVLNILQTFVEILFFFHPAVWAISHRVRIERENACDDMALEHCEGKLVLAHALAEVATFQSKPTFAMAFGARKYTLLDRVKRIVGINERQTPTHWLSLAMVLSLCFVAWSYAKEPETPVEITYDGIPTDTIPKTKAELKLEATAKEISEMSAQMNVIAEKMENNTSKMKFDEIEKLSEKIALISSQMDAPSAKIGVLSEEIAALSLEIAAKKMRRLDTRVLEKDLERNSAELAKLQVDLEKVSEEMMSIHKEIEKQPMQEIQNQLSELQAPLESLSQLMREKGNEMKTYAEVVVAEHETRAKEFSQNLKSTGLIKDADNYELNMIGDEIKINGKTLTKEESARVLELIKGHYRLPKDSKKLELGMKQGKMKYMITN
- a CDS encoding BlaI/MecI/CopY family transcriptional regulator — translated: MEKKPTESELEILQILWRRKAATVKEIHEELKRDVGYTTTLKMLQLMFEKGLVTRKEEGRSHQYLPLVEETSTQHTLLEKFIDTTYRGSASRLVMQALGNQEVSKEELDEIKRLIQSLENKQL